TGGTCCTTAGAATTTGATGACGTGGGAGATCCAAAAAAGTTGAATCTTGGGTCTCCATTAGAGCCAGCCTAACACATAAAACACTTTTAAGTTAGGGTTAAAAAATCCTCCTCAATTATGTAGGTGTGGATAAATGTGGAAATTTTATTAATACCCCTCTTTTTCATGGATTTCACAAATACCCTTATCCATCAATAATTATACCCCTCGTCTTCTAAAATGTAATTCATTTATATATCAcatgttgctggtggtggtggtggtgatgccggcggtggaggtggtggtgccaccagattttgggatcaacttttgttgttgacaccatattttgGTATCAACTTGGGTTGTTGGCACGTAATCTTGACCTAACTAATTTCCGAgttttcaattttagtaacaactTGGGTTGTTGACACCAGATATGATATCAACTTCCGTTGTTGACATCAAAATTTGGTGGTTGCGATGGCGGTGGCGGTAGTGTCGGCGGTGACGATGAGTGGTGGAGTTGTGATGGTGAAATGTTGGTGATGGTTGTGAAGTGGTGGTGTCTATGGTGATGGTTGTggagtggtgatggtggtgaatTGCCGGCGTTAGAGTTTGAGGCGGTGATGGAGTGATCAAGATAGAAAATTATTGTTTTTtgaaataaatgaaaatatcATATTGAATAGATTACTAAAATAATTTATTTCTAAATGGATAAAGATTTTATATATAAGAGGAAGGATATATTTATAATGTGATAGGCGTATTTTTGAAGGGTTCCAAATCGaagggtatttaattaatataccctGGATAGATTATGcacttataaaattattttagtcAGACTTAAAAACATTTAGAGTTGATTATAGTTTTTTGCTCTCTTCAAAGAGGAAGGATCTACTTAGGCCAAGCATTATGGTATCCTATTTCCCTTCTCTATCCCTCATATGTAGAGAAAAAATCTAATTTGGCAACTACTATGGTCTCCATATCCCTACTTCTGTATGGATATGCCTTCCCTACTATTCAAAGTGGGTCAGATCTGATCCCCTTatagggaagggaaatcacatGGAAACTCAGTATTCGTTTGAGTTTTTTTTCACTATTGGTTTTCacttttaactcttttatttCCACTAAAACTCTTTATTTCCAATTATATCtccatttttttctcttcaatttttttTACCCATAATAAATATTTATCTAAACCCGTAGaaataaaatttggaaaaaaaacggaaactgagtttccgtttGGCACTATTCACACGGAAACTTAGTTTCCATGCAGTATAGAGAAGGGATGAAAACAGACCATATTGAAGCTGCCTTTTGAGCCATATCCCTTCTCtacatttgagggatagggaagggatgccctctcccatagtgcttggccttacaCTTTTATTCTCACACTATGTCACATTTGGACGCATTtgcccaaaatattagcttcaaacctGATAGCGGggttgaagctaatatttttgggatatgttccacgccacctcagcacttggaactgtggatgaaagcgcaagtgtaatggtggaatagtagaaatgctattcttaatggagctaaaaaaacacaattaagaatgaagctttttttcagccgttagatttcaacaactcattttaaatctacggataaaaaaaaaacgcaattcttaatggcgTTTTTTTAGCACTAATCTTATTTgcgtttagcgctattcttattgacgtttagatggattccacgaacccttccaccaaaccatggaaccCTCCTTAGATTTTTTGTGGAaagccccaacttggaagccactagacttgacattgcatgatttttccacacttggaataggttggattccaccataagacttgctcttagagAGCTCCATATACCTATCAAATATACCGCATTCTGAAATGCCAATCCACCCTATCTTCCATTCATAATTGCAATGGTTAGAGTTTGTTGATTTTCAATGGCGGATTTTCAAAACAACGAATGGTGGTGTTATACATTTTGGAATGCCTAATTTTTTGTAGATATATAGAGCTTTCTAAGAGAAACATTTTTCccaactattagcttcaaatcttTTATCGCTtagattttatttaaaaaaaataacgtATAAAATGTGAGATAGTGCGAAAATTACCATACGAGTAATCCGCCCTCCTCTTCGCACTGCAAATTGTTCTCCTTGATAAaaacttattttattatttgtatATGCATTGCTCTGTGCACATAACGAGGGATGTGATCCTCCTCCTACTCGTGAAGGTAAATGACATCATCTGTGAAGCTTGCAAATAGATCCACTTGCTAACTCACTCTAGAACTTGTGAAATCCGAAAGTTAAATAGTATCTCTTGTTTACTTCCACAAAATAGATAAGTTGTTTTTACGTGCCATCTCCTGCGTGAAAATCATGGCTCCAGCATTGGCCGTGTACTTGTATTAGGTCATCCATTCCTCCATTTAATTCTACTTGAACCACTAACCTTGTTATTCACCGACCGACACTTCCAAACCACAATTCAGTACCAGTGTACTCAGTTCATCACATACACAGAAGCAATTGAAGGCACTCTTCAAAGCCGACAACAAAAACCTTCCAAAGAATTTGAAAACATTGCAGAGATCATATATATACTGAGAAGTGAGAACGAATTGTACTGAGAAATCATAACAGAAACAAAGAGACTAAACTCATTAATACTCAAGGTTAAAACTTAAAAAGTGGTGTAAGAATGACAGGTGCAGGAGCTACCGTTGTACTTCCCTATGCCCTATGATCAAAGATTCATGGACCCAAGTCATTCGTACAAATCCTGATTAGatataacttttttttcttctttggccCTATATATCAAGAGCTTCGTAGGTCAGGATTTGTAGGACTACGTAGTGCGTACGCCAATTTTAGCCTCTTGTTCGTTCATTTTAGCGCATGCCCATGTCAAGCTGACAAGGTCTGATGCCCCAACTAAAAGGGAGAAAAGATGGGAGTTGAACAAAATAGGTTCACATGAGTAAAACGTACTACTTGCATTTAGGTTACGGGATTTACCACAAGCTCGTCCCAGGTAGGCATTTGTTGCATTTGCTAGTATCTGCTCTGGTCCATGAATGTGGCATATGGTAAAACCAACTCAACAGGAAACTGGATACTTCTTGCATTTGAAGCATGATTTATGGCAAAATTgttacaccttgtttgtttactcctgactcatctctGGATCAGTCTTCCCAATCAGTACGCGGCAAATGTGGTTGTATGCAATAATTTTGTTTCCAACGGCTAGAAAGTTTAGAACTTAAAGGTTGGTATACTAGCCGTAGCGTTTGTCTAAAGGAGCTAGGCTTTTTAGACTTTTAACCTTGTAGCTTTGAATATGGTATAAACGCACTGACCGCACATTGAGAGTGGAAAAAGTACTTTAATGGAGATTAATGAGTGGAATTACACGTCTGAAACATCTTGAACAAAAATCAACGTTTTTCAAATCATATAAAACTGTCAAAAACAATTACATCTGTGGTGGTTGGAAGAGAGCTAGCACTACGGTGGCTGCAGCTTAAATATTTATACTTCATTGATGAAGACATACTTCCTAATGAGCTAAGCTAACCAAATAAAACAACAAGTTGAATTAGTGTCAAAGAAAAATCCCTTAATGCGCTGCATAATATCGAAGCTCACAAGTCAATATCAATTCAAATTTAGATCGAGGCTAACGGGAATACTGAGCACAAAATCTTCTATTGTTTTTTCTTGTCTCATCTCTAAAGAGATAGGGAGGCTATAATTGGCAAGAATTATGTAGTAAGTAAGAAAAAGAGATGCTCCCCTTATAAGCTTATTAACAATATTTTACTCATATTTGATCCTCTAAGCAATGCTGCAAACCCCACTCAAATTATCTAAGCAATCATGCTTAAAAGATACGCCATTCAGAGAAGATAAGCAGTTGAGAATATAGAGAGAAAGAGGAGATGCAGAAATGTTGTTAACAAACACCATATTAGCAAACACAAAGAAGTTCTTCACCAAAACTTTCCGAACATTCAAATCCTTAGTCTCCAGCAGTGGAGGAAGAAAACAATACCAAAAGCTTCCCAAAAACTCTACTACCTGCACAACTATTCAAGACGATGAAGACGATAATTATCCGGAAGGTACCCATCATCGTACAACATCACTAGTCATCGATGATAAAGAGAACTACTCATCATCAATCATCAAGACGGCGCCAAATGATCAGGAGATAGTGTTGTCATCGGCACCTACCAATATTGCAACTACTAGCAGCAGTCAGGGAGTGAATAAGAGAAGAGTACTTCAAGGAGAAGATGAAAATGGGTATGAGAGGTTTTCAATAGATAAGAAATTGGAGATAAAACAGAAGATGATAAAGAAATTAGGATTGGCGGATAATGAAAAGATAGTGATGAGAAATGATCATAAAGAATATGTTATGGACATTCAAGAAATGCTTCACTACTATTCTCATATTACATGTCCTAGTTACTTGGATATTCTTGATAAGTTTTTGATGGAATTAACTTACAACTCTGAATATCATCAGCATCATGCATCATCCATACATCCTAAAAAAGACTACTAGCTTAACATGTCTGGATTCATCAATAAGAGTGTCAAATAACATCAATTCCATTAGAGATTAATTTCGTTAGATTAATTATTGAGTTTGTATAATATGCGCCATGGCATTGCAGCTAGCCATTCAACTTTTTTACGTTATGCCTTTCATGTCTAAGTTCATCTAATTTGATTGTTGTTGATTTCGGTTTGATTCTGGTGTACTTAATTCATACTAAATTATAGAGTGGTTTGCCATATATTAGTCGATAATTGATGTACTTTTAcccttaaataaaaatatattgctTGTCATATTCTATTTCTTGAATTGCAACTTTGAAATGGTTGTTGATAGTGGCAAAGGGTGGTGGTTGTTCGGGTAGGGTAGTTTGTGTTTTATTTTTCacttctccttttcttttctttgatattGAGAATTAGTACAAAATAAGAAGAATTAAAGGACAATTATGGAAGCAGCATCTTGGAAATTTGCTGCTGAATTTCTAGCAATAGCAGCACCAGATGACTTTAAGTTGGTCCTAACCATATCACCGGTTGGAACTACAGATTCAGCTTGGTAACTTTCTCATAGAAGAATTAaggttttctgattgaatacctatAGAGATGCAAAGAGTGGAGCTCTTGATCTTTGGCAATGTAGAGAAATAAGTGCTTAAGCCTTTTGTCCCTGCCCGGACAAAAGCAGCAGTTAGGTGCATTATGGTGGATGAATTTGTTGATCCTTTTCCTACACCCAAAACCTTTGTGCACCAAACGTCATATGAACACCTGCACCTTGGTGGAAATGCACTTGGCTTGCCATACTCTCTTCCAGAGGAAGGAATCATTCATTCAGTGAAGGAGTCTGCCGCTTTTCCAGAAGTTTTTGGAAAGATTTAGTTTGAGCTAAACTCAACAGTGGGAACTCGAATGAACCCAGTTGCTAATTATCGAGTAAACATCAAAATTTGTTCATGTatataacaaaattataatgtaGGAAGTTGAAACATTGTTAATTTGTGATGTTCTATATTCCTAACAAATCTGAAAGCATTGTGAATTTGTGGTGTACTCTATTCCCAACTACTGTATTGTttgaaaacactaaaaacacAGTATTTGGCTTGGTATTAGAATAAAGCTTTAGGCAGTGAGGGCTGGGTCTGAGAATAATATGCCTCCTTACTTACCGATAAACCCTGCTTTAGGGCATACCTAAAACTTcagggcatacaaaacaatagtcccatcttggatgaccttataaggggtaccctatgggtagttcaattacctatatgcccttaaaccTTTTAAATTATTAATCTATCCTTacccctaatacaaaaacctaaaatcagttaatcaaaatcagtttcataaacaagtcttcttcttcctcctctcctCTGCCAAACCTCACTATTTTTTTTCATCGCATCGCCGTGAAACtgataatcgtcgattcgtgaaaatttgatcgacgattaaactcaccTATATAATGGATCGTGGTACAAATAATAAAGTAACGCGTTCTAAaaaatcaattgaagatgaagatgaagatgtagaAACTGAAATCCAACCAGAAATCGAAACGGaagaacaaagtgaagaaccaactcctgaaatgagaataagaaggtaaGTTCTacaacccatctcgtatttgatgtttttgatcggTATAATAGGTTAAATacgtcaaaaattagggttttgcggcgGTTACAGTGTAGGGTTCGGCTTAAAAGTATGTCCAGATTTgcgccgaactgttcttgaaactgcatatgaacagttcggcttaacAATTCATattagttttgagccgaacttagttaCATAGAAGCCTTGTATTTAGGATCGGTTTATTCGATACTATTAGTTTTGTGATGAATATGTATTGTTAGAATTTCCTAAATTGTGCAAGTGTAGAGGTTCGGCTTATTCTACGATTTCATTATGCGTCGAATATGTGTTACAATTCATAAGTATaaattcggcttattcgatactaTTAGGTTTGAGCCGAATATGTATTGTTAGAATTCATAAATTGTGGAAGTGTATGGGTTCGGCTTATTCTATGATGCGCCGAATatgtgtttcaattcataagtatagattcggcttattcggtATTAATAGTTTTGAGCCGAATATGTAGAATCGACTTGGAAGTATTTTGTACATATAAGCCAATCCACTCTCTGTGTATAATAATCAAAAGTTTAAGACATAGTTCGGCTCATTTGTGTTACTTCGGGTTAGTCGAACCTGTTGATTTGTTGACAAATTTTTGGTATTCAaatacatatttcatatagttCGTATGCCTTTGTTGTTCGAAGAATTAGGCTtataagttttatacttgtgtgaGGAACAATGCAgctaaaaagaggaagaagatggaggtaacgccttctacttctaaaactcccgaatcctcgaggaggaggtaagaaaaaattgggagcgggaggtagaggaggcattttagaagaagaagatgaacaaggaagagttggaagacaagaagaaggaatagatgatgatgaagaagttgaagataatcaagaaacacaaccccaacgAAAACCCGAGACAGAGAAGAAAGTTGCAGAACAACGGATTAcaggtttacacattcctgatgaagatgacgtaatttcACCTCGATcggatggtttgcctcatggtcttccgaaagatggaggaaatgtgttgattgggtACGCCGATTCTTGGGCAAaaagaatttatgagactcctgatcacaaccgtgcagtccgggTACTGAGACACCATAGGGAAGCGAAATTGAAACTTtctgaagaggttcctgaggtggtTGCTTACGTACAATCCTCTGCTTTATGACCTGCTATTCAGTATGGACATCAAGAATATGATAGTGTGACGGCCTCCGCCTTTGCCGAGAGATTTTGTCCAGatacttacacatt
Above is a genomic segment from Papaver somniferum cultivar HN1 chromosome 10, ASM357369v1, whole genome shotgun sequence containing:
- the LOC113315918 gene encoding uncharacterized protein LOC113315918 produces the protein MLLTNTILANTKKFFTKTFRTFKSLVSSSGGRKQYQKLPKNSTTCTTIQDDEDDNYPEGTHHRTTSLVIDDKENYSSSIIKTAPNDQEIVLSSAPTNIATTSSSQGVNKRRVLQGEDENGYERFSIDKKLEIKQKMIKKLGLADNEKIVMRNDHKEYVMDIQEMLHYYSHITCPSYLDILDKFLMELTYNSEYHQHHASSIHPKKDY